The sequence GCTTCCCAGATtcctgtgctgtgtttttgcaGCAGTGCTTGTCTGGCACAAATTTAAAGGACAGCAAACCTTTGAAGGAGACGAGGTGCTTTATTCACTGTCAGTTGTAGGTTTGGATTTTGAAAAAGGGGCAGATGCTGAGCACAAACTGGACTACTGGGAGACAGTTTGTCTCATTTACAGCAGGCAGGTCATGTGACCCAGCTGCTGAGACGAATTACTCTGAACAAGATAGAGAAACTGACCAGACTCCGCGTGACACTGGATCTCAAAGCTGGATTTGATCTCATCGACGCTAGACATGGTACATCATGGTGTCAATGTAATTTATACTTTTAGTTTTCACTGTTCTGTCTGCAGTTGAAACTAAACTTTTACAACCAGAGTTTATAGGAATAGTTTAATGATGTGGGAAGTAAACTTgttctctgcttccagtctttatactaACACAGTTGATCTGGTTCTAGCTTCgtatttaatggacagataaGAGAGTGGTATCTTCTCATCATCTCACTCTTGAAAAGACGGTGTATTTACAAACTATACCACCACAGTAGAACCATCTTTCTCATCAGGTGACTTTCTCTTCATGATGTGGATGGATTTTTGGTTTTGTCCTCAGCTGAAGAAAAATCTTTGTCATGTCATTAttcttcctttccttcttctccctcagcTGTGGAGCACCAGCCCTTCTATGTGTATTTGTCACCTTAAAGTACTGATCATAGGTGGCACAGTGGTGCAATGtttagcactgttgcctcacagcaggTGGCCGAACAGGgtctttctgtgtggagtttgtaTGTTCCCCCTGTGCCTGCATGGTTTCTCTCTGGGTACTCCtgcttcctcccacagaccaaaaacatgcagtttaggttaattggtgactctaaattgcccgtaggtgtgagtgtgagtggTTGTTTGTCTCTATACTAAATGTTAGACCTGTAATTGATTGGTGACCTGTCCAGGATGTACTCCGCCTCTCGCCCAATGTCAGCTGATTGACTTCGGCTCCCCTGTGACCTTCATGaggaaatggatggatggaaatgaTCATCATCAGTTAGTTTGTGGTCATTTACTGTATGCATTCATTCATGTCAGATGATCCACCACATGAACACAACATCAGCTGAAAAAGTGAAGTTTTCAAACTAGATTTTTGACACAGAGTCCATCTAGAAGATTGCAGGGCCCGTTTTAAGGCCGTTAACATCTCTGTTGATATTAAGCTTTAGTAGTTTAagttcacaaacacattttcaaaaaaatctgatttccACAAAGTAACTGACACAGTGAAGTGCTTCTGCTTTTCCTGGAGGGTAATCCAGTCTTACCCTCAACTACAGCCTGGTCAGTGTTtcaagtttaagtttatttattactttagcacttttcatacagtggCTGTAAGTCAAGGTGGTGTGCAAATaagtaaaacactaaaaactaaaaataagaaagaaaaatattcaaataccttaaaaaataacaacaccttaagatacattaaaattaaacaacatgaaaatacattaaaaattagATATTTAAGTGCAAAAGTGCAATAAACATACATGTGTAGATGTTGGGGAGGAAGTTAATAGTCCCATGTTGCtagaaaatgaaacaactgtgtttgtgtgtgtgtgtgtgtgtgtgtgtgtgtgtgtgtgtgtgtgtgtgtgtgtgtgtgtgtgtgtgtttgtggtctgTTTCTCTCATAAGTACGGTGGTAACTGGGGATGAGACAACAGGAGGAGGTTTGCAGATGAGGGTGTGTCACTGTAATATTTTTGCAAcaagcctttttcacagcagacatttgacttgtcatagcaggaacaACACAGGTGTTtctaacattaacaatgactccattgtatttacagtaaagtGTGACAATGATACACAACACCAacaccctgaaactgaagcagctcaatggaattcaattaattttattattcacACTTGTGCTTTTCATACTGtatcatgtcaacatgtcatCTGTTAAAAAAGGAACTATCTGATCTCACTGATGTGAGTTTTACTGTTGTCTTTATCAATACAAACACCATGTatgttaaatgtaattattatatgtttattttttagaaaGTTGGCACaataatgatgaataatgaaGTCAAAAAAGGCAGATGATCAGGCTACAGGCCAGAGAATTTATTAAAATCTGATGTGtggtttacattacatttcttttgcgttttcatttaatgtatttatttgtgaggacaaagaaaattaatcaatatttctgtaaatttcCAACTGCAGTCCTTTGACAAGATGTTGTGAAACTAATATTTTGACTTTGCAGCAAATACGAAGACTAATTCAGACACCAAACATTTCTTTATAGCAATatgtcacacacattttctatttttattttatcttaaagaagtcatatttcttttttttaagacttgccatttttattttacgaTATAACATGACAGATACAACAGATGACATACAATGATACATTCAAACCAACTCAAACTCCCCATTCTTACCCCAACCCAACACGGAAACAAGAGGGGTCGACCTGCATATGAAGTGGCTGCATATAAAGCTATTGACAAAAAGAGACAATGCAactctgaaaaaatattaaattaaaaaacgatttttaaaaaaagacaatatacaAAAGCATATCCCTCACATAGAAATCAAAAACAGTGTGCTTCCACCTCATCTTTACACTGGCGCTTTTATAaaagaaatatactgtacacgCCCCACCtgaggaaatgtttttctgtccttcatcctatatgacattttttcatgtgCAGCTACTTTTTCTAACTCCATCACCAAGTCCTGGAAACGAGCCTCTCAGGCGTCTTCCAGTTCCTAAGAATGATTTACCGTCCAATCATAATTACCATCTGGGTCCAACACTTAAGTGATTGTGGAAAAGCAGATAACACTTCACAGTTTCACAGTCTACTTTTCATGGATtactgtgtaaataaaaaaagctcagaTGCATTAAAAACATCCACACATCTAAATAGAGGAAAATTAAATTctgtttaatttctgtttttaaaagggaCCTTGTGGACAATCATCTCAGTGCTCTGAGACTAACATAAGGATGCAAAGTCTCGTCAGAGGTCATGAAGAACTGACAATATCTGATCATCTCCAGAGTGCagacttattattattattattaaattgtttttaaattttattcattttctattattaacgtaattacattattattttatgtaatttaagCCGTGTTTCCTATCAAATGTTCCTTGTATGTTGAGGGTTTATTGTTGTGCTGTTGCAGCTCCAGGCCTGTAAGTGGCAGCACGGCGTGCTTTAATAGCCGACGCGGTGACGTCATCAGTCTGAGGCGGAAGTAGCTGTCAGAACTGTGGCGGGGGCTGCAGcaggatgatgaagatgagcTGAAAACTGTTGAAAATTACACAACAACAAGCCTGAAGTTGACTCAACTGCTTTTTTATGCTCTGTGAGCAGTGATGAAGACCGTGTTTGTAACGGTCGGCACCACGAGCTTCGATGAGCTCATTGTAAACGTCACGTCGTCCGAAGCCGCTCAGGTGAGAGACGTCatctaaaacaaacaacaaattactGTTTATTGATGAAAAAACGGAGCATTTTATTTCCAGAACATCCTCCATTAATGTATACTGTCATGAGAAGATATTAtattcatgtgtgtaaatggaGAGACGTTCAttctcattttttattcatgaattaAAAGTTTGTTTCTCCTCAATGAAGGTGGTGactgaagtactgtacttaagtacaattttgaggtacttgtactttacttgagtatttctgtttgatgctactttatacttctactccactacacttcagagggaaatactccacttcatttatttggcagcttaagttacttttcagatgaagatttgacacattGGATAATATAATAAGCCTTtcaaatacaacacactgttaaagatgaaaccagtggtttccaacctttttggcttttgacgtcttacaaaaagcagtgtgtagtcggggtcacatttcagatgtctgagttgttaacagctccaccaaatagtgatttttccctctaaacttctcacatggtttattttcagtaaatattcaaatgatccaatatttcagcaaaaaacaaagattagagaaaaagtccaaaaattgaaaacagagtTGTGTATccgaactttgttttttcttctttcctctcccattaatcatctcacgacccctcagatttatctggtgaccctttggaggggtcTGACCCCTAGGTttggaaccactggactaaactagctaactgtatataaagtagttgaaactagctccacctacagcagctacaacagtaacattcACAGTTGTTAAGgtctcctgactgttgttttaagacagactttaaaaaaaatgtgaatctgtcctttaagtaaaagtagcaatactacaaaataaaaacacacattaaaagtAAAGGTTGTGCGTTACTATCATGTATCATATTACTGGATCATTATAGGCCTTTTCTCAGTTGACATGTTTATGTCACAGCCAGAAAAGCTCAGGTTTAAATAGTAAAATTAACGATggttgaattccatttagctgcttcagtttcagggtgcTGGTGTTGAGTTgtgctgactcactgtcacactgttgtGGTTTactggaacatttaatagtCAGAGCCAATGTTAATTTTATTAGTAACATCTGAGCTTTCCCTTCTATGGAAAGTCTGCTCTGACAAAGGCCTGTTAGTAATTTATTAAAGTGTAAGCAGCTTTTTACGTTGTgtttaagacagaaaaacaggaaaatttTGAAACTGTCTGTTAATGCGACACACATAAGAAACGGAGGAGCTACTCCATGCTGGAAAAATCAAAGTAATAatctttgaaaacaaaaataaagaattcttcatacaaatatttttgcattttcattggTAGTAATGTTCCAAAATTGCAGTTTAATCAAcacattttgtgtaattttctgttaaatatACAAAACTGTATTAatgctgtgcagccaaacattgttcCATAACCTCTAGTCAGGATCTCAAATTTTCCAAAGAACGCAATATTTCTGGCCAAATTTTAGTGGAAAGATtgtaaaatgatgcacaagataTCTAGAATATTTCACTTTACTGGAGTGGTTCAGCCATATAAACACATCATATCGCTTCACTTAAGAGCTGAAACAAGTTGACGCAAAATATGTTTGATACTGTCAGACAGTGTGGGAGAAGATATTTCCAACCTTAAAGCTACAAGGGGAAAATAAAAAGGGGGCGACTATATGTAAGGGGGTTAAAACAGCATAAACACTTTGGTGAAACAGGAACAATATCCTGTATGTGTTCTGTAGATCTGTGTAAAAATCATAACTATCACATAATAGGAaatatgaaactgaaactgtgaTGTTGTCAAGTGTCAGATGTTGTTCCAAGGAAAGAAACTTTAGAGtactgatgaagacacagtagtgtcAAAACGTTAGTCTGTTTGGACAGTTACAGGCTGCAAattaatcagtgtgctccagtctcttctgttttttgaaaCTTGAGCTCAGCTTTGTTTCTTTTATGGTTTGTTAGGAAACTTAAATGTCAGAATACTTAGATGATCAAGTCTTCACAGTGGTTTTAAATTTTGGTGTGAAATCTTTGAAACTCTACATGAAAATGGCAGTAACATGACTTTATTATCAGAATAATGTTCCTCTATAAAACAAGctaatgaacaaaataaataaaagtgtcaaTTTGTGAACTGGTcaccagttttattttttaaaaactgcattttttttctcccaacaGGCCTTAAAATCTCGTGGATATGAGCGTTTGGTTCTTCAGGTTGGAAGAGGATCTTTTCTTCCAGATGCTGAGAGCTGTCCACACATCAGACTGGAGGCTTTTCGATTCAAAGACTCGATAGCAGACGACATGGAGCAGGCGGACCTCGTCATCAGCCATGCAGGTGGATAAAATATCAAACACCTTGAGCAGCTGCCACCCGGCTACAATACACTCAGTGTCAACCCATCCAGGTGTAAATAGTGGTTACATATTGATGCTGCCTGATTTACTCAACTGCTGCTGTGCTATAAGTCAAACTACAAACTATTTTATcaggtttttaaaaacataatatagATTTATTATCTTGTTTTAGCTGAAACAGGTGgttttcatcttcatcacctaaccagaaaacatttatgtaaaattCAATGTGAAAGCAAATGCAGGTATGTCTGCGGTGTGCAAACCTGCAACAGAAAACTGATGATTAATACTGCAGAGCACCAGCAGCAGACGGATGCAGCATGTGGGCATCAGAAGGCAGAAGCAGAACACTAACAAGATGATACAAGCAGATATTAAACATTATAGTTGAGCTCTGTTCTGACCCAGTTCTTTggccacaacacacacacacgagtagGAGACGCACCACGTTAAAGAGTTGACAAAAGATAATTTATGAAATCAAATGGATGTCAGTATATGTAGCGGTGTGATGTGCATGAGTGcaagatgtgtgtgtgggtgttgtaCAGTGCATAAAGGCAAACACAAAGAACTGAGGCAACATAACCAAATCAAAAACGCGTCTGTGGTGAAGAGGGGAGAGCTGGAGCAGCAGCCGggtgccagagagagagagagagagagagagagagagagacaggtttAAATAACCTGGGAACACACCGGGGCCCTCAGGTGTACCAGGTTACCCTAACAGTCCACCTGCAGGGTGAACAGAGTCAGGTGGACCAACCAGTAACACCAGATGACTCAGTGGGGGTCTTCACAGCAGGCAGAGCATGTTTACTTATTTACAGTTGGTCTGTTTTTTGTGCCCTGTGACGCCGCCTGCTTGTGAATGTCTTTGACTGAACTGTCCCAACATGCGATTCACAAACTGAACTGACTTTGGAGCGTCGTCTCGTttgatctgctgctgtgtgggcgtTTGTTTCCTATTCCTCTGCTCCAGTTTTCTCTGCCAGTACCTGCACAGTGCACACCTGTAGGAAAGGTGCTGCTGGTGGGTGCGATCAGTGACAACATTGTCTCAGTTGGTACTTCTCAGGATCCTGCAGCTTCAAgctatttataaaaacagaccTTTTCATTATGAGGAGGAAAGTAATGAATAGAAGTATTTGCTATTTTCAAATTACAAACACTTCACTTTACTGCTTGTATTTTCCAAAGCacattatatgttttgtttttcagtgcatCTTTCTTAATTCTCGGCAGTCgttggttttggtttgtgtCAGCAcatatgaaaatcaacttgcagagacttgaaactcTGTTGTGCCAGTCAGCTAATCCGTCACACTGTCTGTCTccatgtttgctgttttgcttCAGCGTTTAATTTTACGACAACACACGGCAACAATACTTTACATGACTACAGTAACAATTGAAATGATCCATATTACAAGTTATAAAAAGTGATCTGTGGTGGCCctggtataaatatatatacaactCATCTTGTGGTGTTTCCATAATTTTTGTACAGTTTAtcagaaaaacattcattacAAAGCAACTGCAAATAAGAAGTAGACAGTAAATTCAATCTCAAACATGTTTCAAATCTCTGCAGTTTGATTTTTACACTGCAGTAAAACCAGCAGCTGGCTACAGCAAAAACACAGACCGCTCCTTTAGTTCTGGATCTGGTTTTCTCTCAGGGGCGGGAAGCTGCTTGGAGGCCCTCGGTGCGAGGAAGCCTCTGCTGGTCGTTGTCAATGACAAGCTGATGGACAACCACCAGCTGGAGCTGGCCAGACAGCTACATATGGACTCCCACTTGCTTTACTGCACTTGCAGGTATGTGTCACTACGgtctatatacagtattcaGTAcatgtgtatatgagtgtgaaATAAAAGTAAGACTCTTGTTTCCTTTTGATAAATCTTTCAGCACCctgacagaaacactgaagacCATGGATCTGTCTGTTCTTCAGCCTTTTCTGCCCGGAAAGCCGAAGATTTTTGCGAACTTTCTCGACAAAGCCCTCGGCGTCCAGTGAAACTTTAATTCAAGAGGACTGTTTATGTTCTGGCAAACTGGATTCAACACTATCATGTTGTAGTAGAGAATGAGACTTGGTTCTTACATTATGATTGTGCACTACACAACTGTTAAACATGTGTTCTATTTTTATACCCAGTGTGTATTTGTTAATAATACATTCCTAACTTTGCTGACATTTGGTGGTTTTTCAAGTGTGACATACTGAATAACTTCAAACCACAGCGTCCATGTTAAAAGAGAAAGTTTTGGCACCGAGTCTCATTGTTTATAGTTGAAGTAGAATCCTATCTGTGCTTTTTCTAAGTTATGCCTAAATCTGTCTCTGTATCTCTGCAGAACATCAGGAGAAATGgagcattttaaaatgttttcttagcTCAGATAAGAGGCGCCACGATCTGCTTCAGTGATCAGTGAATGAGAGGCCGTCGTAAATCAGCTTACCTGCAGGGAAGCATTTAGCTTAGAGGCTGAAATCCTGAATGAAGctctgttgtgatttttttttttttgaatgtattttgaagacagatcattttaaatctttttcagCTTTGTGGAGTGACCATTTCAAGTTATCTCTATAAAATTAGTGTAAAACTGCCATTAAGAAAAGTTCATATTCTAGGGAAAGTGCTGATGTTGCTGTAATGCTGTTGATTCATGTCTTTGCGCAACATTTTCTTCACATGGAGaggttttgttttacaggaaatGATAGTTGAAAAGCAGCACGTAGTCTAGGTCTGCCCTGAGCTGAGTTTAGAGTCACAGCAGGAAACATTTCTGTCCACTTCTTGCTACAGAGGCTGATGAGTCAGAAAGTTTCTGTTTATCTGATAACAGGTGGCAGATAGAACAGACTAACACACTGATTTCACCTGAATTTAGTGATGAATCTGTTGGTGTTCATTCCCCAACCTGCATGTGAGCTATAGATGGCAGTTTAATAAAGAAAtttaaggaccagtgtgtagaggcatctagcagaatggacttggcagaaatggaatgtaatatataagtatgttttgattggtgtataatcacatgaaagtaagaatcattgtgttttcgttaccttagaatgagccctttatatctacagaggaagcgggtccccttccatggagcccgccatgttgctctgccatgtttctacagtagcccagagcagacaaaccaaacgctggctctagagagggcctttcacgtttttcgcAAGTTTCACCGCCACCATAGATTCTCTTACATGCTtggaggggggtggggaggggtgCTCAGCGGTATTCACTGCGAGATgccattaaatcctacacactgcacctttaagtgtcGAATCTCAGAGGACCTAAGATAAACTTCTTAGGGAAGTCCCTCCTGTTTGTTTCTAGGGCAATTTCTCTAGAAACCGAGGAATCAATTTAATAGGAAACCTGTAGGGCCGGATGGCAATCATCAGTTCCTTTCTTCAACCAGACATCTCGCAGCTGACAAATGTAATATGCAGCGTGCAAAAAAAGAAGTGTAAGAGCTTTAGTTTCTAATTCTGTGGTTACAACAGACAGCTGTACCACATTAGCTTAATTAAGGAAATGGTTACTGTTAACTGACAGGAAAATGATAAAGTAAGGGGTTAAACTTGTTAACAGAGGCTTGGCACTCAAAAAGACTATTGAAATGCCATTTAAATGTCCATGAATATATATCTAGATGCCACTTTTGAAATTTTTTGCAAAATAATCAGTTCAGTTGCACAACCCATTTATCTTTAAATAACTGCTTTGCTTCGAGCCAATTTCACTCTggacacaaaataacattatctAATTTGGTTAGTTTCTTGGCAGTGTCTGACATTCACGACCAGTTTTCCAGACAAATATCAAACCTGTCCTAAAAATCTCTTTATTCCAAGTATTTTAAGCAAAGTCACAAccttttggtgtttttgcttaaaaataaacagttaaactGATCTGTGGATGTCTGGTTTAGACCGGTTCTGCCCTCCACGTCAGAATGATTCACATGATATTTGTGCAAACTGCAAGTTAATCTAATAGAGATGGACACTCTAGTCGAGGGtcacttgttgttttcttaacCAAAGACTCTTTTCCAGCTTCACTTTCATTCAATACTTGTACTGTTTGATACAGCAAGGTGTAATAAAGTTGATATATCTGTTTTATACAAGTGTGTATCAGTTCTCTGTCCTACT comes from Thunnus maccoyii chromosome 8, fThuMac1.1, whole genome shotgun sequence and encodes:
- the zgc:92907 gene encoding UDP-N-acetylglucosamine transferase subunit ALG13 homolog — its product is MKTVFVTVGTTSFDELIVNVTSSEAAQALKSRGYERLVLQVGRGSFLPDAESCPHIRLEAFRFKDSIADDMEQADLVISHAGAGSCLEALGARKPLLVVVNDKLMDNHQLELARQLHMDSHLLYCTCSTLTETLKTMDLSVLQPFLPGKPKIFANFLDKALGVQ